Proteins from one Pseudomonas bijieensis genomic window:
- the yjiA gene encoding GTPase — protein sequence MLSSPIPVTILSGFLGAGKTTLLRYLLKAEHGLKIAVIENEFSDAGIDTQLLGDEPVQVMTLANGCVCCTIHTDLTKALYLLLERLDSGEIAFDRLVIECTGLADPAPVAQTFFIDEDLRERYILDGILTLVDAAHAEIHLTQAIAQAQVGFADRLLLSKTDLVDAAQVQALGERLARINRRAPIRVVEHGKIDLAELLDIRGFNLNADLGAGFSLRPVGKATPGDRISSLVLRTDKPLDIDKLSEFMNQLLEEHGKQLLRYKGVLNIAGEPRRLVFQGVLKLYGFDWDTEWAPGEARESVIVFIADELPEEKIRAGFEAALL from the coding sequence ATGTTGTCCTCTCCCATCCCGGTCACCATCCTCAGCGGCTTCCTCGGCGCAGGCAAGACCACGCTTTTGCGCTATCTGCTCAAGGCCGAGCACGGCCTGAAAATCGCCGTGATCGAGAATGAATTCAGCGATGCCGGCATCGATACCCAGCTATTGGGCGACGAGCCGGTGCAAGTCATGACCCTGGCCAACGGTTGCGTGTGCTGCACCATTCACACCGACCTGACCAAGGCCCTGTACCTGCTGCTCGAACGACTGGACAGCGGCGAAATCGCCTTCGACCGCCTGGTGATCGAATGCACCGGCCTGGCTGATCCGGCGCCAGTGGCGCAGACGTTCTTCATCGACGAGGACTTGCGCGAGCGCTATATCCTCGACGGCATCCTGACCCTGGTGGACGCCGCGCACGCCGAGATCCACCTGACCCAGGCCATCGCCCAGGCCCAGGTCGGGTTTGCCGATCGCCTGCTCCTGAGCAAGACCGATCTGGTGGACGCGGCCCAGGTCCAGGCCCTTGGCGAGCGTCTGGCGCGGATCAACCGGCGCGCGCCGATCAGGGTGGTCGAACACGGCAAGATCGACCTGGCCGAGCTGCTCGACATTCGTGGTTTCAACCTCAATGCCGACCTGGGCGCGGGGTTCAGCCTGCGTCCGGTTGGCAAGGCGACCCCGGGCGATCGCATCAGCAGCCTGGTGCTGCGCACAGACAAGCCGCTGGATATCGACAAGCTCAGTGAGTTCATGAACCAGTTGCTGGAAGAACATGGCAAGCAATTGCTGCGCTACAAAGGCGTGCTGAACATCGCGGGCGAACCCCGTCGGCTGGTGTTCCAGGGCGTGCTCAAATTGTACGGTTTCGATTGGGACACCGAATGGGCGCCAGGCGAAGCCCGGGAAAGCGTGATCGTGTTCATCGCCGACGAACTGCCCGAAGAGAAGATCCGCGCCGGCTTCGAAGCCGCTCTACTTTGA
- a CDS encoding YbdD/YjiX family protein codes for MFNDLSRLGKYLGQAARLMVGMPDYDNYVEHMQTKHPDKPLMDYEAFFRERQEARYGGKGGPKCC; via the coding sequence ATGTTCAATGACTTGAGTCGCCTGGGTAAATACCTCGGTCAGGCCGCCCGCCTGATGGTCGGCATGCCCGACTACGACAACTACGTCGAGCACATGCAGACCAAACACCCGGACAAGCCGTTGATGGACTACGAGGCGTTCTTTCGCGAACGCCAGGAGGCCCGTTACGGCGGCAAGGGTGGGCCCAAGTGCTGTTGA